The Gossypium raimondii isolate GPD5lz chromosome 2, ASM2569854v1, whole genome shotgun sequence genome segment TgaggattaatggtaacagaggacctacgcgggtatatctcaacttgCTGGGAGGTAAAGTCTGGAGGATAGACAGGTCtctcattgtctccttcttcaacattgagcacagaaccttttcctttatcagttcccttgttgaaccattgagttaactgagccatcatactcctttgagattccatcattttgtctatcattttttgctgctcattcatttgcttttgaagctgctcctgcatttccttttgggattgttctagtctttccatcctttgatccatatccttagttttcgatcgagtaccgtagcggtgtttagtaggctggttggtttccagattaattgagcagtgatttaaattaattagaatttttgaagaattttaatgctatgatatcatgtaatgcgaatgcatgaaatgaatgcataagagacgttgattctgattcaattccatttagaaaacttttctagaaaacaaatctctttacataaaatggatatttatatggCATTGCCCTCATAGGTGGAGatattcgatcctcttcttcacTCGAGtattaagataaatctcacgaactctttaaaaaacgtctcttctatctccttttttgCTCGATCCAAGTCGTAACttgttgctcactcatcctcgtgatgctcgttggcttctctttaagaaggttcaacagctctcaaataatctttgtcatcttgaatccttgggcaacagagccatagtcgtgtagtcttccattaaattatcatccttctcttatcacgtgttcttggaccatattcggacaaccatattgtcatccactttatcaagaaacccatttccttatgacaagctctctatttagcaactgaacgtgaatcaacacctccttttttatgatgagatgaaatgtcatgtcatgcaatcaaaataaaacacaaaaagtcagtatcgaatataaacatagaatataatcaagaaagagTAAAACACCTACTAGGATATCTACTAGAGTTTAGTATAGTTCTCCTAAGGTGGATTCCTAAAGTTCACTATATGAAGTTCggcttctagggcaaaggtacccgaaccagcagattcctcgatcttcacccattataagctcatatggaccgagttcagttcaggggaatacatttccctatggctgcacggagatgaaaatctcacgaagacataggtacggatgtatcccggaagcaatccactaccctacacggaggtgaaaacctcacgaaggcatagcttctcactcccacttaaaagggtaaaattgttcaGCTTATggaatgtataatgcaaacaatatttaaacaagaagataatgaaggatgtcatgagtttttttataaaaaatattttctcgactaTAAGAcaataattaatcaactttgtggctcgactctcttaagtccccagtggagtcgccaagctgtcgaaaccatttttttgaaaaaaacaaaaattttaggttgtcgactttaaaaaataaaaattgggagtcgccaccaatcttttattaatgtgtgattgggtcacctaaaaatgactttggtctacaaattttagaaaacgGTCCGGAGTCACAtttatgaggaaggattagcaccctcattacacccaaaaattggtacctagttaattaattaatgtcttaatgtcgaaaatttgaaaatcgtaatccttagcaaaaaacttaaaacgttacgtattaagacccttatcatttcagagaaataaaataccacacccaatacgttagggcacgacattctaattttccccaaaaatgaattagggcaaaatactagtgcaataaaaaatgtaaaagaatatccatttattcaagatttaagaaatcgcggcccaatacgttagggcacaattcctctaaaatcccaaactcggactatttcctttattatttttttaaaaaatattcatttcgagaaatcaatgcgtcacatccaatacgttaggacacaacgtgttgaattcccaataatgagttcttattttttttattaaagagaaattctcgattgttagattttaaaaaaaatcgaaactcaatacgttagggctcaatttccttgagaaatcctaaatacgagtattaccTCTATTTTGAAgcgttttattttaaagttaaataagaGATAGGGTAATGTTATGTTGAATATGTGAATGAATGCCccttaaacaaatatcaataataaatacaacaatttcatagaaataatatgaataaacaaataaataaataaaataatgacgtgcaaaatatcaaataaataggcaagataataataaaatatgcaaacataaattaataagcgaataaaaaatatacttgcacacataaaaaaaatacataagttttaaacaattaatataatattaaaattaaataaataaattaaacatgtgtatataaaatataagtatgcgaaaattttagtataaaaaaacataaatacatgcttaaatatacatataaaaaaataattgcatatgagaattataaaataaaaattaaaagaatacaattgcattatcaaaaatattgatttttaaagaaaatatgaaaatggactaaattggatcgcCAGTAAAGATCCGGGGTAaattcgcaaataaataaagtctggaggacTTAATTGAACGCTCGAATTATATGGAGGGGCTGGAAGGacaattttctcttctcctctaaACAACGCCGTTCAAATTAGaccaattgaaataaaaataaataaaagggtaaattaaaaaaataaaaaaaacttaattacaaaaacattaaaaggaggaggggctaaataaaatttgcagtggtatcaccttttccctttttttaaaatcgtaaataagtaacaaataatcaaaagaaaaaaatagtaagccacctttaaaaaattgccaatcgttctcttttttattcctccccttttctttttttacaatgaagggagagacctctatttatagttgagcctgcccaaatccaacggtacagatcaattacatcaacggctgagattaaagggtatttacaaattaaatctctaagattacaaaatcatatcttctaagattacatatcatatctaaaattatatatcatatctaagattgcatatcatatttaagattatatattatatctaagattgcatatcatatctaagattgcatatccctgaagattatgtttccataagcttgtagatggacattcaaccttttcaagtaatgggcaattccgatcgggccaaatggtattactttgatttttttttgtgagcccgggctaaaattgggtattacactGGTCATGATGGAAATTCTTCCCCGAATGCTGGTGATTGACTTCACGCTCCTAATTTAGATCGAGTGGCAAGTTCATATCGATTGGTCAAAAGAATTCAGCAATTTCCCAAACATGACACGGTTAAGCTCACTGAGAATAATTTTCTGTTGTGGAAACATCAAATTATGCTCATCTTGAAGGGTATGGGCTGCAGCAATATGTGTTAGAATCCTCTTGTCATATTTCTCAATTCGTGATTGATGCAGATGGGAAATCTGGTTGACAATCCAGATTTTTTGCTATATAAACAGCGAGATAAGCTTCTGGCCTCCTGGTTACTTTCTACTGTATGTGATGAGATTCTACTGTACTTGTTAAATGCCAAAACTAGTTATGATGTAGTTATGCCCATCGAAAGTAAGTTTACAACTCATTCCAGTATTAAACTTTCAAGTCTGAGACACCTGCTGTATTTTCAAAAGAAGGGGCAGCTGTCTATCAAAGAATATTTATTCAAGATCAAACACATCTGTGATGTTCTGGTTGCAGCTGGAACTGGCATTTCTGATCAAGAAAAAGTATTATTCTTGTTGGACTTctaattgaatatgaatttgtTCGAGTTGCAGCCTCTGCAACTAATGTCTCTCTTGAGTTACTGAGATGTCGAGTGATTGTGATCCAGACAAAATGAATTTGTTAGTAATCTTCCTATGAAAGCTAATGTAGCTCAGCAGGAAAAGAGTGATGAATCAGATCAGTCAAAGAGTTCAGACAAAATGAATTTGCAAAGCGATTCgtttttaatccaatttaatccGAACAGCTTGTAATGTACTTATATACCTTTGAATAAGACGAACATATTTTTGTCTCTTGTTTAATATATTCAGCCTATGGTTATGGCTGGACAGCCCGATGTCCCTATGATGTCGAGAAGGAGAAGAAGGGTTATATTGCATATATAAGCTCcttcattttattactttttttgggttgaaaaagttggtttttgaataaaaatggcaGCTTGCAGGATTAGTAGCATACCTGCTGTTGGCTTTGGCAGTTAAAAACAAGGGTTTTAAGGCCAAAGCCAGCTTTTTTATGCATGGAAACTAATCAGGTGAGCATCTTTGATGTGctataaaacattattttacatttgtttagtatataaattgttcatttttttttctttctcacgAAATTTAATATCTATGTATGTATTTTGTTTGTAGCATTTGGTGTTAGTAATATGCTTGATCAAGGCCTAAGCTGAGTAATGCCACTGTAAAAAGCCTGCATTTTATGTTGGGTCAAGGTCGAATTTCACTTCACTCTAGCTTTTTGCAATTGACTATGCTTATGACAATCATCCATCACCTACAAATGGAAAGTTCAACATATTTTTTAGAAACCAAGAATTTgggttaaaaaaacatattattcaaaggTCAATTGTTGCAGATTCCTCTTACATGCCTTGTCAGGCAAACCACTGTCGACTACAAGACAAAGTAACAGTTTACGTAATATGTATGTGACAATAATATTTGTTGTTTACATTCAGATGCCTTGCTAATTGGGTTCAAGAAGATATCAGCCGCATTAATATTACTGGTATTTTGTGGGAGATCTCCTGggccaaaataataataaaaagtcaaCCAATGAATTGAatacaataatattttcttatactATCTACAGAAATCTTTTCTTATGGCATCTAAGAGCAGCAAACTGTTGAAATActacataaaacatatattcaaAGGTCAAAATTTGCAGATTTCTCTCCCATGCCTGGTAAGGCAAGTCACTGTTCTTGTATCAGTTAACTATCATACCCCTGCAGCAAGACAAAATAACATCATTATCATACCCTGCAAGAAGATACCGGCTTCATTTATATTACTGGTATTTTGTGATACAGCTCCAGGACCAAAATAGTAGCGTATTTGTTGTGATTAAATATCCCAGATTCATAATTACGACAACGGCAAACAAAGCATTGCTGTATTTTTAATCTCCCTATGCCTTCAAACCTTTGTATTCTGCATTCTAACGCCTATATATTAACGAGAGTAATTCTTCAACTCCAAGCCTACATCACAGCAGCAATGGAGTCGTCTAAGCTTCTCATTGCCCTTTTCGTTTTCCAAGTTTTCTTCCCTTGCCATATGTCAATCCAAGCAGCTCCCGAGAACTCGGACCTTTTCCGAGAATACATAGGAGCTGAATTCAACAACGTTAAATTCACTGATGTTCCCATTGATTCAAACGTTGAATTCCACTTCATTCTTTCATTTGCCATAGACTATGACAGCACCTCAGGTTCTCCTTCTCCAACAAATGGGAAGTTCAATGTCTTTTGGGACTCTGATAACCTCAGTCCTTCCCAAGTTtcttccatcaagagcacccaTTCAAATATTAAAGTAGCTTTGAGCTTAGGAGGGGACAGTGTGGGAGATAGCTATGCTTACTTCGACCCTTCCTCTGTAGATTCTTGGGTTTCTAATGCAGTTTCTTCACTCACAGATATCATCCAAGAGTACCACTTGGATGGGATTGATATTGACTATGAGCACTTCAATGCTGACCCTGACACCTTCGCTGAGTGCATTGGGAAACTCGTAAAAACCCTCAAGGATAATGGAGTGATCTCTTTCGCTTCCATAGCTCCATTTGACGATGATGATGTTCAAAGTCATTACAAGGCCTTGTGGCAAAGCTATGGTGACCTCATAGACTATGTCAACTTCCAGTTTTACGCCTATGATCAAGGAACAACGGTCTCTCAGTTCATCAGTTACTTCAACACCCAAAGCTCTAACTATAATGGTGGTAAGGTTTTAGCCAGCTTTATAAGCGACGGCAGCGGTGGCTTGACACCGGAAAACGGCTTCTTTACTGCCTGCAGTAGGCTGAGGAGTGAGAACAAACTCCATGGGATATTTGTTTGGTCTGCAGATGACTCTAAGAGAAATGGTTTCCGCTATGAAAAGCAATCACAAGCTCTACTCGCAATGTCCCACTAGTATTTCTCTGTTATCTAACGCACTGAATATGAGTTAAACATTCGCATTAGGTGGTGTATTATATGTGTATTAGCTTTCtgttgtataaatatatatgggATATTAGCCTTCTGTGGCTAACTCGAGCTTAATCCAATTGATTCATGCAATCACACTAAAATTAAGAGGCGACATCCAGCATGTCTTGAGTTTGAATCCCGGTATTTATAACCTCTACCCATACTAGAGCTGCAGCCTTCTTTGTATTAAAAAGCAACGTTTGATGTAGagctgtccatgggccgggcctaGAAAAAATTTTGGCTCGGGCCCGGCCTGACCCGAAATatggcttaaaattttgtccaggcccggcctaggaaaaaattcctaagcccgagcccggcccgactcatttttttaataaacaccaaaaaattattttaaaaataaaaacattttaaaaatattttaaaattaaaaaattaaaaaaaatatatttttattatattcaggccgggccgggccatGGCCAAAAAAAGCAATGCCCGAGGCCCGacctgttttctaaacgggactcgttttttgcccaaacccatatttcgggcctatatttttacccaaaccttcCCATATTTTgcgcgggccgtcgggccgggccgccatggacacctctagttTGATGTATATTAATGAAGCTTGTAAAATTAGAACgttggtaatgacaatatatcgcaaaataaagagaaataaaaataaagaataccTAAATTTGTACATGGAAACACTTTCGggaaaaaaaaccacgggcagaggagaagaaaattcactatgtcaaattcgaattaTTACAAGAGAAGTTtcgattacatctatttataggttgaaaaaacctaattctaatcaaagtcaaatatattatactaaaaaatgctaaatatattatacttataaatactaaatcttttagaaagaaaatatattttgtttaacttgacttgaaagcaatctcttagaatttgggtcataCAACTCTAACAATTGCCActttgacacgaattctcaacgaacaagtttttcacctattccataaaaccccttaagggtttaacttcaaaaatgaacaccaaccaagtctaagcaatgctcaaacttggttataagaagtgacttagtcatcatatctgcaggattttctgaagtactaattttgctcacaataatatcaccacgagcaataatatcacgaacaaaatgatactgaacatcaatgtgttttgttctctcatgaaacatttgatcttttgtaaagAAGCtgacactctgactgtcacaaaatactgtattgatttgaaggtcttcattgagttcactaaagagtcccttcaaccagatagcttctttacaagcttCAGTAATCTCCATGTACTCAGCTtaagtggtagacaaagcgactgtagtttACAAAGTGGCTTTCGAattgattgcacaacctccgattgtaaatacataacctgtgagagatcttcttttaTCAAAGTCTCCAGCAAAACAGCATCAACATACCTAATGACTctatctctagttcttccaaactgtaaacaaacatcagtagtacctcgtaagtatcttcaaatccactgaactgctttccaatgttctttaccaggattcgccatgtatctgctaactgcactgactgcatatgataaatctggacgtgaacaaaccataacatacatgagagatcccactgcattagagtatggaacatgtgacatgtactcaatctcatcatctgattgtggagacaaagcctatgaaagtctgaaatgggctgctaaaagGATTACTAATAGGTTTAGTACTCTACATATTGAACctacaaagaactttctcaatgtaccccttctgaatTAGTTACAATTTACTTgattttctatctttgagaatctctaccaagtatcttctttgctgatcccaaatctttcatctcaaattcttcacttagttgggctttgacatttcttatctctcctttatcttttgttattatcaacatgtcatcaacataaaggagtagatataCAAAAGAACtatcactattttttttaaagtaaacacaactgtcaaaactACTCTTGAATATTCCAAACAATGCCTCAAGTTATCCCTTAGTATCTAAATATTCACAACTCTAATCAACCAGACAAccacaaattcaacaatttatcattcatactagtaTGCTCGTTTTCTTGTATTCTCTATATCATTTGATACATTCAATTGCCTTAATGCTtatttacagtgtaatatataaaacttattagTCTAgtaattgataaatgataaaaataaaatattttaatctcattcttaatgtgtttttggatggttatttatgcaaattggtgaatttgatgcttctaatccttttaattcatgttcttatacttaggtgagcatttgggagcaaaaggagcgaAAATCGAAGAAAAAGAGCACATTTCAAGAGCCATACGGGCTGGACACACGTCCATCTGAGACACACGGGTTAGACACATGCCCACGTTCCAACCTGTGTCGATTTCGCAACCTGCTTCCCAAACACgcaaaaaaaacacaatttttaggtGTACTTGCCtttgtcggctaaataatagaaaaagagtaattactaatacttttaatCCTCATGGATACAATATCTctactcaccgtagctatactatttatcgataggtgcacttgcctttgtcgtattttTAGTTAGCCACAGAGATAAATCAATATTgagtgaatgaatttaacttaatggaatcaatgatatcatatgaaggtaatacacacatgacgaggtcattagaCAAAGCAATTAGATGAATTGTttttgtaaagagtatacaatgagttttcaatcatggtacttcttgtgaactgactccatgattaagtaattgtgaattatcagaACAATGCTTCTGgatataattgtaattactagagcctaattgtatatgccTGATTGGTCCAtgcgctagctcaacaaaagctcgattgaACTgcttttgaattaaaagaaaattctatgactttggaaataatttaattgggtcGATTTATTTTATGCGGAATTAAATTGGGCggtcgtaagaattgttcaactagagaatttgattaaagaattttcttcaaaaattaatttggaaaatctaaatgatttttgagaaaattaattttgatcaagtaaaattaaattaatcaaattaattaaaattaatatgatatttttgtaaataaattttcaagtcagacaattgaaccaataggtaattgaacttgaaaattggatctgagatcgtaaattgggcccaAGAGCCCAAAACtaagaccaagacccaaaaactagtCGAACCAAGCTTGGTATGTGAAACCAGGCTGACGATCCAACCGATTGCTGGACCGGACTGGTCGGGCCGCACTGGCTCAGACCgaatagaaaaaaatcaaaccaGCTCGAAGTTTCGAAAACTACGACAGCGACATTCCAATGGCTGAAGAATGGTCAATGGCAATGGGTCTTCAGTAGTTGAGCAAtggaagaattacactcctactaggactctaccagagaatttgatttcaaattaactatatcaaaaataatattattttaatagatttaatatttatcttaatagtattttattaatttaatattaaagtgattatcttaatattaaattaaatttaatgtttatcttgtagatgaatattctattaatttaataagatttaatattaagtttaatctaatatttatcttaataaatattatattaatttaatattaaagtgattaagtttaatcatagttgaactgaTGGGCATCGAAACCACCAAAAATAATTCCTAcaaaataactctaaatagtATTAAAGAGTGGTAATAGGGTAGTCCACAGGGATTGGATGTTATAATCAACTTTCGCGTTTAACTTGTGAACAGAAGGTTTGTCGTGTCGAAAGTCGTGGCAAAATTCATGCCCACGACTCCAAACGGACctgcaaaaaaaataaacaaataaatcagaGGGTTTTGAAAAggtttagaaagtaaataatCGAATCAGcgtaaataaacaattaattaatattggaaataaatttaaatcgagaaataaatttggatttttgtgAACAGAGATAATAAGCCTTAGTCCTAGACTCGGTAGGTTCCAGATTAAGAACCGATCCTCTAAAATTGATCTTCTCCTCCAAAGGACAAGCTGGTTATAGCAGTTAAGAAAGTCTTAACCACCAATTCTTCCTCTCGTAGCTGGTCCCGGTACGACTtgcaaaccaacccttaccgATTATCTAACCGAGATACATGTGTTCTCGATTCAAGATTCTGGCAACCTTGCGCTCTGAAGAACCCAACTCGAATTAATGACCTCAACTGCGTGGGTTGTTTAAACTTGATCACCTCTTCCTTGATTTGCTCTCGGAGATCCGAATACAGCACGACCGACTTGTTTCTCCAACTGTCAGCAAACACGATTCCAACCCAACATGCACTTTTTGACTTGAAATCAAGTTAACTTTAAGGGATGAGTTGTCAATCTCGATACTTAAGAAAAATGTGAATACTGATTGGAAGGATTTTTAGTATGGATACATATCTCATGGTTCTCGACTGGAAAGAACACCGGCCTAAACTAAGATGGAATTTAGTGAAGCATGGACTTAATCATGCTTGGTAGGTTATGAAAGGTGATTTGATGATAATGGAGGAAATTGGGAAAGGGAAGGACTTGAAAGgcaattaaatgaattttgaaagaacaaagaaatggaaatggatgtAACAGAATGCTCATGCCCAAAttggaagaaaaagaataatttctcttaaattccaaatgaaaatcaaatatgtaaaattaaatgtgTCTTTCCTAAGTACATTAAAGCCTTATTTATACACATGGTATTTACTAATTTTGGCTTTAACCACttcaacataaaattaaaattaaataaataaaataagattttttttctatttttggcttttacaaagtcaaaagAATCTGATGAGTCCTTGGCTTTTTCCACATTTTTTATTCGGCCTCTTTTCATTGAttgtgtttcaatttggtcGTTTTCTGCTCATTTTTTACTCTTAGCGTCCAAATTGCATCCCTGacaagattaaaacataaaaacactaattcaatagggatcaattcaaaaattaaccaaattaaacacaaaaagtcaTGCAAATTAACATGTTATCAAATCTCCCCTACATAGCTcatgcttgtcctcaagcatatTTACTTTCaaacattataaattattctacaatttattaaaaatcgacCTCTTTTCCGCATCCATAATCAATGCAAACAACAtaggcaaaaataaataaatgctcaGAATACATAGTTTGATCAACAAGTGTCATAAAACTGAAATATGTGAACTAAATCATTTCactaaattgagtttgaatccAAAATTTGCAAggtattatattattaattaatcacgtagtaataaaaaattttagacatGGTCAAACCTTTTTACGCGAACTAGGATGACAACCCAGACACCCTATCCCGATTACTTAGTTcaaaaagtctttttttttttaggctCGGTTAGCGGAATGTTTGTAAGTTCTCGATTTGTCACTCAAACTTTTTTACGCGAGATGaaatgacaacccaagcaccttaCCCCGATTACTAAATTCGATCACATTTTCAAAACTTTCACTCATAACTTGAgccttcatttatttatttatttttattttatttattaatttatgtacaagtaaattttttttcaaacaatcaatttatatgaaaaatctaGTTACATATATCAACCTTAAAACACAATTGTCAACTAATCTAGATACTTGAACACTTAAATTTAGAAATTGCCTAATTGTCCAAATTGACTAAGTAATGAGATTAGAGGCTCAGTATCAAAATAAACTATCGAATAAATCTAGCATAAGATTGAACATATGCAAAAGAGAGACATGCAACAAAAATCGTgcatatttaccattttacttaccatttcaacccCCACTTAATCtgtgcttgtcctcaagcatgttttatatgaaataaaagacaacaaatgtaacacccctaacccgtatccgtcatcgaattagggttaagaggcattactaatcaaaacataacTTAGAATGTATATTCAAgatagttcaataattttaacgtTACATATAAATTGCTAGGTCtaatattaaacatgtaaaattttaaacttctctTTAAAATTACAATCCAGTTAAAGCATAAGAATATAAGTAATTTTCGTATgactattaatttcatatacaatatatcaaagtacgactttccaaaacatttatctagcccgtacatgccataattaaaatttaaacagtttaataccgagacagtagatagagtgatgatcttgttgacgatccccgagcttgaagcttgatctttaagtatataaaacagaaagacataaacaaacaaagtaagcttttatagcttagtaagtctattgcataatgaaatatatatatagaaataatataactttttaatttaatttactgagattgcaattaacacatataattaatatttatacatttactGTACTCagacca includes the following:
- the LOC105789879 gene encoding chitinase 2, encoding MESSKLLIALFVFQVFFPCHMSIQAAPENSDLFREYIGAEFNNVKFTDVPIDSNVEFHFILSFAIDYDSTSGSPSPTNGKFNVFWDSDNLSPSQVSSIKSTHSNIKVALSLGGDSVGDSYAYFDPSSVDSWVSNAVSSLTDIIQEYHLDGIDIDYEHFNADPDTFAECIGKLVKTLKDNGVISFASIAPFDDDDVQSHYKALWQSYGDLIDYVNFQFYAYDQGTTVSQFISYFNTQSSNYNGGKVLASFISDGSGGLTPENGFFTACSRLRSENKLHGIFVWSADDSKRNGFRYEKQSQALLAMSH